Proteins encoded in a region of the Planococcus shixiaomingii genome:
- a CDS encoding helix-turn-helix domain-containing protein: MYMTVPETAAFLSMPEEQVTRYVLEGRIRAVHDGEQYLVNTSQFESHFLQLEQIKQELEEWRNTPIPDDIDIKDED, translated from the coding sequence ATGTATATGACAGTCCCGGAAACTGCCGCTTTTTTATCCATGCCTGAAGAACAAGTGACCCGCTATGTACTCGAAGGCCGAATTCGCGCAGTCCATGACGGTGAACAATACTTGGTCAACACCTCACAGTTTGAGTCGCATTTTCTGCAGTTGGAACAAATCAAACAAGAACTTGAAGAATGGCGCAATACACCGATTCCTGATGATATTGATATTAAAGACGAGGATTGA